From Gemmatimonadaceae bacterium:
GTCTGGCCAGAGGCGCAATCTCAGCGTTCGCTTTAACCGAAGTGGACGCGGGTTCTGATCCCGCGAATCTACGCACCATCGCAACGCCCACGGACGATGGCGAGAACTTCATTCTGAACGGCGAAAAACTCTGGTGCACGAATGGAACGCGCGCCGAGCTGTTCGTTGTCATGGCAAGAACGCCCGATGCTCAGGTAAGGGGACGAACTGTAAAGCAGATCACCGCGTTCATCGTCGACGCAAGCATGCCGGGAGTCGAGGTCGTCCATCGTCTCCGGTTCATGGGCCTCAAGGCAATCGAGAACGGCGTGATCCGTTTCACGAACGTGAAAGTGCCGCGCGACAACATTCTGTGGGGCGAAGGGAAGGGGCTCAAGCTGGCCCTGGTTACGCTCAATACAGGGCGACTGTCCCTGCCCGCCGGATGTACCGGCGTGGCCAAGTCGATGGTGCGCATCTCCCGTAAATGGGCGGCCGAGCGGGTACAGTGGGGCCAACCGATTGGGAAGCATGAGGCTGTGGCGCAGATGATCGCAAGAATGACAGCCTACACATTTGCTATGGAGGCGGTAGCCGAGTTGGCGACCGCGTTATACGAAAAGGGCAGTTACGACATCCGGCTCGAGGCGGCACTCGCGAAACTCTACAATTCCGAAGCTGGCTGGCAAATCATTGACGATACGCTGCAGATTCGCGGCGGCCGCGGCTACGAGACGGCGAGCTCGCTGGCAAAGCGCGGTGAGGAAGCCATACCTGTCGAGCGCGCGATGCGGGATTTCCGCATCAATCTGATTTTCGAAGGCTCGTCGGAGATCATGCGGCTGTTCATCGCGCGCGAGGCTGTCGATCATCATTTCAAGCTTGCGTTCGATATCGTCAAGCCGGAGTCGACGATGAAGGATCGGCTGACGGCGATGGCGAAATCCACTCCGTTCTACCTTACCTGGTATCCCGGACGTTGGGTGGGTACCGGGAGGCTCAAGCGGTACAGCGAGTTTGGAAAGCTGGCAACCCACATGCGATATCTCGAGAGCACGACGCGGCATCTCGGCCGATCGATATTTCATGCAATGGTGCGGTTCGGCCCCAAGCTCGAGCGGAAGCAGGCCGTACTTTTCCGGGCGGTGGACATAGGAGCGGAGCTATTCGCCATGTCGGCCGCCTGTGTGCGCGCGCAGATGCTCGCAAAAAACGGCCAGAAAGAAGCGGTGACGCTTGCCGACAGCTTCTGCCGGGAGGCGAGACTCCGAATCGACGATCACTTCCGAAACCTGTACGGACCGAACGACGACAATCTTTACAAGCTGGCGATGCAGGTGCTGAAGGGCGAGCATGCCTGGCTCGAGCAGGGCATTTCCGCGTATGGTATGGAGATGGGGATAGACAGCATGCCGCAATCAATGGATGAAACGCCATCGCCGATGCCGGAGCGGGACGTACTCGCCGGAGCACATTAGAGCAAAGTGCCCCTCAGGATGATAGCGGCAGCGTAGAAGTAGATCACCAGTCCGGTAACATCCACCAGCGTCGCCACGAACGGCGCCGAGGCGCTCGCAGGATCGAAGCCGGCTCTTCGCAGGACGAATGGAAGCATCGATCCGGCGAGTGTTCCGAACGTCACCACTCCCAGCAACGCAACGCCGACGACGGCAGCAATGAGTATGTATTGATCCCCATACGTTCCCGGCCAGATGGTCTGCCACAGCACTATCCGCAGCACGCCCAGAACACCGAGGATCGTTCCGAGCACGAGTCCTGACGGCAGCTCGCGCAACGCCACGCGCCACCAGTCCCTGAGTCGCACTTCGCCAAGCGCCATTGCGCGAATAATGAGAGAGGTTGCCTGCGATCCGGAGTTTCCGCCTGAGCTGATGATGAGCGGAATGAACACCATGAGTACCAGCGCGCGGCTGAGCTCCTCCTCGAAGCCTCTCATCACCGACGCGGTGAGCATCTCGCCGACGAGGAGGACGGCGAGCCACCCGCCGCGCTTCCGGATCATCGACAGGAATCCGATCTGCATGTACGGCTCGTCGAGGGCTTCCATTCCGCCGAACCGCTGCACGTCTTCCGTGTGCTCCTCGACGAGCGCATCGATGACGTCATCGACGGTGACCACGCCGAGTATTCGCCGCTGCTCGTCCACCACCGGCAGCACCACCAGATCGTAGTTCGTGGTGAGCCGCGCAACTTCCTCGCGATCCATGCTTGCCGGTACACTGACGACTTCTTCCCACGCGACATCCTTCACCATCGCACCTTCGGGAGCTGCGAGGAGTTCGTGAAGGGACATTACACCTTTTACCGTACCTGCCGTATCGACGGCATAGATGGCGTGCATTGCTTCGCGCCGGCCGCCTCTGGCGATTCGCCTCACGCCGGCGAGCGCTTCTTCGACGGGTGTATCCTCGAGCACGGAAACGAACTCGGTGGTCATCAGCCCGCCGGCCGTGTCTGGCTCGTAGGCCAGGAGCCGCTCGGTTTCCTCACGTGCCTGCCGCGGAATTTCGGAGAGGATCTCGTCTGCCCTCTCTTCCTCCATCTCGTCGAGAACGTCGGCGCGATCGTCCGGCGTCATCTGGGTGACCAGCTCCGCCGCCTGGCGGGTGGTCATCGCTTCGAGAACTTCGCTTCGCAGATCTTCGTCGAGATACTCGAGCACATCGGCAGCGCGCGCAGCGCTGAGCGCGCTCAGCAGCTCCGCGACCCTGTCTCGCGGCAGCGCCTCCGCGACGTCGGCGAGATCGGCGGGATGCATCTCCTCCGTCTCCGCCGAAATGCTGGCCGGAGCTTCGTCGAGAAGAACCAGAATGTCGGGGGCGATCAGTGCGGCAACCCCTCTCGCTGCGTCCTCACCGACAACGGTGCGAGAGGGGGTGTGCCGATGGTCTTTCATCACACCACCGGCAGCTGGCGGCGGCTGACGCTGAGCGCGGCAACGCGGTATCCGGCAATGGTCACGGCTTCGCTGATGGCCTCGTCGGTAGCCGTCCCGTCGTGATCGATCACCGCCTGGCCGAGTGAGACATCGGCGCTGGAGATGCCGGGGACGCCGGCGAGCGCCGTAAAAACAGCGCGGACACAATGCGCGCAAGTCATGCCCGTGATCTTCGCCGTGGTGACCATGCGGCAAGTATAGTGGAGAGCCGGGAATTTGCCCACCGCCTGATCGCGAGCATTTCTGCGGTGCTCAGAGCGAATCAGACCGGCACGTGGCAAACGGTTTCTGGCCCAGCGCGGTTGCGGGCCAATCAGGACCATCACAGTATTTCTGACAGGTTGTGGAAGGGTCGGCGGCCCCCAGTGCCTCGAGCGCGAGGGTGGTTGACGCATTGGCAGGACCCCGCTTTCCATGCACGCCTGCCACGCATCTGCCGTCAACAGAGGAGTCTCGATGAAATCTTTGCTGCACGCAGAGTCGCGTGATGCGCTTCGACGCCGGCTCGCGGCGCTGCGGCCGAATACCGTACCAAAATGGGGCAAGTTCTCCGCGCCGCAGATGGTCGCTCACCTCATCCAGTCGCTCGGGATGATGACGGGCGATGTTCACGTCGTTACCGCGCGGGTGCCGTGGGTCGTGCGCAACGCTCCACTGAAACACATGCTGATCCATGTGATTCCGTTTCCGAAAGGCCTGCCGACTTCTCCCGAGCTGCTTGCCCGCAATGCGATCAGCGGTGTGGAGAGCGGGCCGGCGTGGAGCGCCGAGCTGAGCGCTTTCGACGAAGCGCTGGAGCGCATCCCGATCGTCGCGGAAGCTGGTCGGTGGCCTGCGCATCCAGCGTTCGGGCCTCTTTCCGGCCAGCAGTGGGGAGTACAGCAGTACCGGCACCTCGACCATCACTTCCGTCAGTTCGGGGTGTGATCGGCGGGAGCAGCAATCAAGCCTTTCTCTCTCATTGAGCTGAGTGCATTATCTGATTCCCGCGTCGGCGTAATTTCCACTCTCGGAGCTCTTGATGTCCAGACTCTCTCCGCTCGCAATCACATGTGTCCTTGTGACGCTCACTGCCTGCTCGTCCGACTCGCCTGATCCGAAAGCTGCTTCCCCGCCGGGTGTCAGGACTCAAACCGGTACCGGCGAGGCGAACAAACGGGTCGTCCGGCGCTTCTTCGAGGAAGTGTGGAGCAAGGGAGACATGACTCTTCGCGACTCGTTGCTCGATCCGAACTACGCGGGGCACATCCCGGGCAACGCGGCGCCACTTGACCGTGAAGGGTGGACCGCCTGGTTCACAGGATTCCGGAAAGCATTCCCCGATGCGCGTTTCACCATCGAGGACATGGTAGCGGAGGGAGACCGGGTCGCTGCCCGCCTGACGATGCGTGGCACGCACCGTGGCGAGTTGAACGGGATTGCACCCACCGGCCGCGAAGTGACAGTCACCGGGATGAGCATCGAGCGCCTCGCGAACGGGCGCATCGTCGAAGGGTGGAATCAGAACGACGCGCTCGGGATGCTCGGCCAGCTTGGTGCGCTGCCACCTCCTGTCCGATAAATGTTGAGCCGATCGACACAGCGGTCGATTATTTCGGGCTCTGGTGAACGATCAGCTTGTAGTCTGGAGCAACGGAGATCAAACCCTGATGACGGATAAAACGTTGCAGCCAACAGCCATCGCGGCAATGCCTTCCGCTGAGCATATGCCGCCTTACCGAACCTCGTCCGCGCTTGCACGCCGAAACGGCCGTCTCCTGGTACTCTCGGTGGCGGTGACTTTCGTGGTTCTCCGCGCGATGCTGCACCTCTCCCCGGAGTCCGACTTCGACGTTGCGGGCTACAACATCCACCACCTCTTCACGGGCCTCGTTCTCGTAGTCGCAGGAGGCATCCCCCTCGCGATTTTTCGCGGATCGACGCGCCGAATGGACCTGGCAGTCGTCGTCTTCGGCTCGGGACTGGGCATGGCGCTCGACGAGTGGATCTACCTCATCGCTACCGACGGCAGCAACGCATCCTATCTGCTTCCTGTTTCCCTCTGGGGCAGCGTTGCCGCAGTTGCAGCAGCGTGCTTCTACGCCGGGTTTCTCGTCGCGTCGAAAGTACGGCGAAATCGGCGGTATGAGCCCGCGGGGACTAATCAGGAACATTGACCAGGAGTCAGGTGTGCCTAGCATCGAGAAACGAGATATGCGCAAGTTGTTGTTGGTTGCCCTTTTGCATCTTCCGCTGCCACTGCTGGCACAGTCGTTTCATCCCTCTATTGAAGCCGGCTATGGCGTCACTGGGAGTCGTCTTTATTCAGGCGAAGCCTTTAGTGCGCAGGGAAGCGTTTCGGTATTCGAACGGAACGGGTTGCAGGTTCGCGCCGAGCTTCTGCATCAGAGGGGCACTGCCGGCAGCAACGGTCCACGTTGCGATCGGCTTGACGACCAGTACTGCCTGGGAACGTCAGACCGAAATCGGATCACGGCGCTCGGTGCCGCCTTACACATTCCGCTGGGAATGGTTGGTCGGTTCCGCGCCTACGCCCCCGTCGGAATCGGTCTCTACAACCGCCAGACCACGACCACTGAAGCAGAAGGGCCTATCGCGGTCTGCGTGGTGGACCGCCAACTCGTTTCGTGCGCCGGCAACCCGCCGTTTCGTACGGTCAGCTACAATACGCGCGCGACTGTGCCCGGGTATAACGTTGGCTTCGGGCTCTCCGCTCGATTCTCGAGCGTGAACCTGTACGCAGAACTGCGCGCCCACGACCTGATTGAATCGAACAGCGAGGCGGCCGCCATTCCGATTAGCGTTGGTATCAGATTCTAGCGTGCAATCGCTGGCCGCTTCTTTGGTGTTGGATGGTAACTCGCGCCGGGGCGGTCACGGCCGTCCCTACAAATCTCTTACAGCACACCCCCCGCTGTGGCCGCTATCATGGTGACTGAGGTTCAGGTTTTCCGATCCTGATACCAATTCTCAGGCATTCCCACTGCATCACCCAGCCGGTTCAAGGGCGCCCGTTGAAACTGCCTTGTGCATTCATACTGCTCGCGTTCGCAGCAGCGACGCTCGCCGCGCAACAGCCAGCGCAAAAACCCGCGGGCAATCACAACGCCGAGGCGCCCCGTGCGACCGCGGCGCGCCTGACAGGTTCGATCCGCCTCGACGGGTCGCTCGCCGACCCGCAATGGCGCACCGCGCAGCGGCTCGGTGAATTCAGGCAGCTCGATCCCCAGGAAGGAAAGCCGGCGAGCGAGCAGAGCGACATTCGCTTCCTTTACGACGACGACGCCGTCTACATCGGCGCAATGCTGTACGACCGCCAGTCAACGAGCGGACGGCTCGGCCGGCGTGACATGCAGATGACGGCCTCGGACTGGCTCACGGTCATCCTCGACACCAATCACGATCATCGCACTGCGGTAGGGTTCGAGGTCAACCCCCTGGGCGTCCGGCGCGACCAGACCCGGGCGCCGTCGAACGAGGACGATGGCTGGGAGCCTGTATGGGAAGTGGAAACAACTGTTACCGATTCAGGATGGATTGCGGAAATGCGCATTCCGTTCAGTCAGCTCCGCTTCACGGGGCGCAGTAACCTTCAATGGGGTCTGCAGGTGGAGCGGCAGATTGCGCGGAATCAGGAATTTTCCGTGTGGGCGTTCACACCGCGTGAACAGGCTGGCGGAATTCCGCGGTTCGGACATCTCGTGGGGATCAATGACATCGGCACGGGAAAGAAGCTCGAGATCATGCCGTATGTGGTGGGCCGCGCTGAAAGTATCGACCGCGGAGGAAATCCCTTTCGCGAAGATCGCGAGGCAGGAGCCGATGCGGGGCTCGATCTCAAATACCGAGTCACCAGCAACATGACCCTGGATGCCACGGTAAATCCGGATTTCGGGCAGGTGGAAGTGGATCCGGCAGTTATTAACCTTACGGCGTTCGAAACTTTTTTCCCGGAGAAGCGGCCGTTCTTCGTGGAGGGTTCGGAACTTTTCAATTTCGGAACTGACGGAACGAACAGTGTCTTCTACTCGAGGCGGATCGGCCGGCAACCGTCGCTTTCGCCGCGGTACGCGGAAGTCGATGTTCCCGATGCGACGAGGATTATCGGCGCCACAAAGCTCACCGGCAGAACCGCTGGCGGGTGGGCGATGGGCGTCCTTGATGCCGTCACACAGCGCGAGACCGCACGTTTCCGCACGCCTGAGGGAGTTAACGGAACTCAGGTGGCCGAACCACTCACGAATTATTTCGCCGGCAGGCTGAGGCGCGAAGGACGGGGAGGCCAGACGGCTGTTGGCGGATTTCTTGGTGCGGTCAACCGCGTCAATGTCGAGGGAGACCTTGCCGCCGTTCTGCGAAAATCGGCGTACACGGGGGGCATCGATTTGTCGCACCAGTGGTCCGAGCGTACATGGACTTTCCGCGGATTTGCCGCATCGAGCCACGTGCGCGGTGACCAGTCAGTCCTGCTCGCCACGCAGCGACTGCCCTATCACTACTTTCAGCGTCCCGACGCAGACCACCTCGAGCTCGACAGCTCGGCTACTTCTCTCACTGGTTTTTCCGGGTCGGCGAACCTTTCCCACCGGGTCGGCCGCCACTGGAGGATGAACGGCGCCCTCAGCACGATAAGCCCCGATTACGAAATCAGCGACCTCGGCTTCCAGCGTCGCGCTGACCGGATAGATGCACAGGCCAATGTGAATTACTCGGAATCACGGCCGGGGCGTTTTCGACGCTACGAACTTTCATCCACAGCCCTCGTCGAGCACAACTACTCGTGGGAAAACATCTCCAACCGGCTGTTCTTTAACGGATTCGTGCAGCTCCTCAACTACTGGTCCGTTTTCACCGGTTTATCGTCGGCGTTGCCCGGCACGGTGGATGACCGGCTCACACGGGGTGGTCCGCGCGCATACAGGCCGGGAACTCTTTCCCTGAATGTTTCAGTTTCGTCCGACCCCCGTAAATCGCTGGTCGCGGAATTCGGAACGTTCGCGCAGACGGGTCCGGGCGACGGGTTCAACCGGTCTTTTTTTGGAAATCTTCAGATAAAGCCCCGGTCCAACCTGGAGCTGTCGGTCGGCCCCTCGCTCAGCCGCGACCGGTCGGAAGCGCAGTTCCTCGGCCGCATAATCGACCCCTCGGCGACCCGCACATTCGGGACGCGGTATCTGTTCGCGAATGTCGACCAGACGACGGTAGCGTTCGATACCCGGATCAACTACACGTTCAGCCCACAGCTTTCCCTTCAGGTGTTCGCACAGCCGTTTGTGGCGAGCGGAGATTTTGGCGCCACGAAAGAGTTCGCCGAGCCGGGCGAATTCAAGTTTCTCACCTACGGTGCAGACATCGGGGAGGTAGTTGACGGGCGCATTTATCCGAACGGACGGGGCAACGGCGCGATCTCGTTCGCAGACCCACGTCCCGACTTCAACTTTGCATCGTTGCGCGGGGACGCGGTTGTGAAGTGGGACTGGCGCCCCGGGTCGACGATGTATCTCGCCTGGCAGCAGACCAGGAACAACTTTCAGCCAATCGGTGATTTCGCGTTCGGCCGCGACTTCGACGGGCTGTTCGGCGCGAGACCGGACAACATTTTTCTGATGAAGGTGAGCTACTGGCTGAATCCGTAGCGCTAGTCCAGCGACACCTTGCGCGGCGGGACCGGCGGCTTCTTCGCTCGTGATACCAGGGTCTTCTCGAGCGCCGGCAGCACGTGGTCGTACTTTGTGCCCGGGTGCCACAGAATCCAGCCCTCGTAACCCGAGTCGTATACAGCCCGCTTCTGCTCCCTGATCTCGTGCGCGCCGTAACGCGGCTGGCCAAGGTCAAAGGCCTGGAGCCAGGGGCGCACGCGTTCGCCTTTCAGCCCGAGCGCTTCGGTGCGCTCGCGGCCCCGTGAGATCGCGATGTGGATGATGTTATAGGGATCGGCGTTCGGGCGGGCGATGCCGAATGAACCGCGCGGATAATGCGACGGATAGACCATTGGCAACACTACGTCCACCGACTTGACCAGTGGCTCCCATTTCTGGCCGATTTCCAGCGCGCCCCCCACCGTGGAGACGAGGCCGAAAATGTCGGCAGTCGTTCTTACGCCCAGCTTGTCGAGACGCTTCTTCGACTGGTCCAGAAATTCGCTGAGGGCAGCCGGCTTGGAGCGACCATTGGCTTCGGGGAAGACCTGCGTCGGCAGGCTCTTGTACGGCTCGGGAAATCGTATGTAGTCCCATTGAATTTCGCCGAAGCCCATTCGGACTACTTCCTCTGCGACACGGAAATTGTATTCCCAGATCGCGTTCGCGTAGGGATTCACCCATGTGAGCCCCTTGCGGTCGCGCCACGCAGACCCGTCGGGCTTGCGGATGGTCGACCCCGGGTTCAACCGGGCCGCGACTGAGTCCTTGAACACCACCAGCCGGGCGATGGGGAGAATTCCATGCGCGTTCAGGGTATCGAGCAGAGGCTTGAGGTTGGCGATTTTTGTCTGCGTCCCGCCGTTCTTCTGAACGAGAGGGTCGTCAGAGTTGTAATTCAACCCGAACTCGTCCTTGATGTCGATGACGAACGCGTTGATTTCGGTGGAATCCGCGATCGCGATCAGCTTCGCCATCTTCGTCTTGCTCTGCGCGGCAAACCGGTTGACGTACAGGCCTCTGATGGGAGCCGTGCCGTCGGTACGCAGTTTCAACATCGCCGGCGACATACCGTTCACGCTGGCGGCAGCACCAGCCGGCTGCTGCCCGGCGGCATCGGTTGCGGAGCCGCTGCCCATCGACGATGCACCCACCGAGTCAGTGCCGATTTCGGTCTTGCCACCCGCCGCATCGCGGTTTGGGGCGCACGCTGTGAGCACAACCGCAAGCATTATGAAATGACGCATCGGGAATCTGATTGAGTGTTGAGGGATGAGTCGCGCATGATGCACTATATTTGCCACCAATGCGATACCTGTACCGGCTGCTTCTGATACCCCTGTTTGGCTGTTCGTTTCCCTCAGCAAAGCCTCCCGAGGCGGAATTCCTCGTTGCTGACGGAAGCTCGACCTACTGGGTGCGAAGCGGGCCGCGTGGTATCACGGCACGGATGTCGCCGCTGATACTCACCAGCGCCAACGATCGTTTTTATGAGGTGTACGTTGGTGAGTCGGCTCGATCGTACGATAATGCAGTCTTTACTACCGAGCCGGTGTTCAGGCGCGACGTTGTGACCGGCGATTCCACTCTGCTGCTGGCAGATCCGGGTGTGAGCAACTGGGAGAAGCGGTACCTGTCCATGTTTCCCGGGGCAGCACTACTGGATTCCGACGAGCTCAATGATGATGACGTCGATTTTGCCGCATCGAGTGAGATCGACATTCTTGGCGTTGTCGGGCCCTACATCCTGTACGACCGGAGAACAACCGTCGAGCGGGGCGACGATGTGAAAACAGACGCATTGCGGGGGGCGCTCGATGTTCGTTCAGGCGATGCGGTTCCGCTAGCCGCTGTGGGCCGGGACAGTACTGTGGCCAACGGCGGAGGCATTCGCGACGCAAACGGCGTGACGTGGCGCCACGCAGGTTACGAAGTTGTGGCTCGACTGGATACCGCTCGCGCCGAAACCGAAGTTGTACTGCGGAATCTGAGCGGCCGGGAGTGGATTCTCGGCTACGTTGATTCAGGGCTCCCGCGTGTGTTCTGGCTCGATGAGCACCGGGCGGGTTCGAAGCTTCGTATAGCCCTCACCGCGGCGTTCGACGGCGCTTTGATCGAAGGTGGAGACACGCAGATCGCTCAGGCGTTGACTGGTGCAACGGCCGCCCGGTACGCGACGACGCAACGATGAGTTCCGGCATCTCGAGAACCGTCAGCGAGACCCAGCACGAGACATCGCAGCTGATGATGCCTCAGCACTCGAACAATCTCGACCACGTATTTGGCGGAGTCATTCTCGCGATGATGGATACGGCCGCTGCCGTGTCGGCGATTCGTCATGCCCGCGTCAGTTGCGTCACCGTGTCAGTCGACCGTGTCGATTTCCGCGAACCGATTCATCTCGGTGATCTGGTCGTGATGAAGTGCAGCGTGAATTTTGCTGGCCGCACGTCGATGGAGGTCGGAGTGCGTGTGGAAGCGGAAAACCTTCAGACTGGTATTCGCCGGCACACCAATTCATGTTACCTGACCTTCGTGGCGATCGACAGAAACGGCAGGCCGGTGGAAGTACCGAAGCTGGTTTGTGAAACCGAAGTTGAACTTCGGAGGTATGAAGCGGCGAAGGATCGCCGCCGTCGCCGAAATGAAGAGCGGAAAGAAGAAGAAGCGACGATCTCCGCGCAGACGTAACCACATCGCATCTCGGGCGGCGGCCGTCCGTCAGACAACGAACAAGGTCGACAAGGCACATCCTGGCATTTCACATACGCAGAGGCTGATGACGACAAATACATTGTGGCGCGCGTCGCTTGCCACAGTTTTCGGCTTTTTGTCGCTCGGCCGGGAGGCTGTGGGACAGACAACGCCGCCGTCAACGGCCCCGGTAGTCAACGTGGTTCCAGGCCCGGAATACGAAGCAGGCCGGCTGACACGAAAGCTGCTTGGCGACGGGTGGCGGGATGTATGGACCACTCCACTCGACGTGCCGGTACTCGACCTTGCCCGCTACGCGGGTGGCCTCAAGGTGGTGCGGAGCGGCGGCGGAATGCAGAGCCGGACTTTGCACTTCGAGGAAACGGGCGGCTGGCGGGAATACGTCTTCCGATCGGTAAACAAATTCCCTGTCGGCAAGGCCATCCCGCGCGCAATCAGGGATACGCCGTTTGGCGCAATCATCGAAGACCAGGTAAGCACACTCTTTCCGGCGTCGGCGCTGATGGTGCCGCCATTGCTCGAGGCGATTGGCGTGCTGCATGTGAAGCCTGAGCTCTTTCTCATGCCGGATGACCCCCGGCTCGGCGTTCATCGCGATACCTTCGCCACAATGCTGGGCCTGATGGAGCTGAGTCCGCAGGAAGCACCCAAGGGCGAGGCGGGATTTGCGGGGTCGCGAGAGATCAAGGGTGGAGAGGATTTCCTCGAAGACATTCGGTCGAGCAGGTCGCACCGCCTGGATGAGCGCGAATTTCTGGCGGTTCGGCTTGTCGATTTCCTCATCAACGACACCGACCGAAGCGCCGACAACATACGCTTCGCCCGCTACGGTGACGACAGCGCGTACCGCTGGCGTCCACTCCCCCGGGACAGGGACCGCGCCTTCATCGATGCACGCGGGTGGTTGATCAAGTACGTCGTGAAGCCGCTCTATCCCAAGCTGATAGATTTCGGACCCGAGTTCCGGTTGGACGGTCTCGTCTATGAAAGTCACAATCTCGACCGGCGCCTGCTGCAAAGGCTCGCCCGCGCTGACGTCGACGAAGTCGCACTCCGCGTTCAGAAAGCGATCGACGACAGGGTCATCGAGGGGGTCGTCCAGGCGCTTCCGGCGCGCTGGCGCACCCAGACCGGCGCGGATGAGCGACTCCGTACCAATCTCAGAATCCGTCGCGATCAGTTGCCGAATGTTGCCCGCGATTTTTACCAGTGGCTCGCGACTGAAGTAGACGTACATGGCACCGACAAGAAAGAGCGTGTAGTCGTTGACCGGCATGTTGACGGCCGCGTTACGGTCACAGTGACGGGTCCCAAGGATACCACAGCGGAACCGTTCAGCCGCAGGACATTCCTGCCTCGCGAGACCAACGAGGTGCGCATCTATCTGCACGATGATGATGATGTAGCCCTGGTGCGGGGTGCCCCGGGCAACGCGATCAAAGTGCGCATTATCGGTGGCGATGGCGACGATTTGATGACCGACTCTGCGGGTGGAGATGCTACGCGATTTTACGACTCCAACGGCGAAAATGAGTTCATCACCACTGAAGGCACGCGGGTGAGCATCGAGGAGTGGGATCCGCCGCAGCAGGGAGCGGGGATCCGGTTCGATGCGCCTTGGCGGCCGGACTGGGGAACCAGCAAAGGCTGGGGCCCATTGGTGGACTACGCTGATGGTGCGGGGGTCATCGTGGGATTCGGTCCCCGTTTGCAGTCCAACGGATTCCGGCGGTTGCCATATCGCTGGAAAGCCGGCGCGAACCTGCTCCTTGGGCTCGGCAACGGTCGTCCCGGGGTCAGCATCGATGCGGACTACCGAGCGGAGAATTCACCGCTTGCGGTGCGGCTCGCGGCGCGCGCTACAAAATTCGAGTCGTTTCGCTTTTACGGATTTGGCAACGATACGGATCGTGAGCGCACCAGTCTCGTGCGGGTTGACGAGGACCTGGTTGCCGTCGAGCCGGCTTTGATATGGCACATCGGTTGGAGATCGCGCGAAGGTCTGGGGAGCGGTCTAGGTGATGGCGATGATGGCTTTCCGGGTCTCCGGCCTCTGACAGGAAGGCTGGAGGCCGGTCCGTTGCTGTACTGGACGAAGGTCCGGCCAGCGCCGGGCTCGCCGTTCGTGACTGAAGCCGGCGCGCAGGATCGCGACGCAAGCGGCCGAGTGGGTGTGCGGCTTGGGCTTGCCCTCGATCGCACACCTGGCGGCGCGGCGCCCGATCGCGGCTGGCGATTCCAGGCGAATCTGGCTGGGTTTCCGCCGCTGTGGAATGTCGATCAGTCGTTCAGCACCGCCGCCGGTGTGGGGTCGATGTATTTCCCCCTGCCCGGAGATCGAGCCCACGTGGCATTCCGCACAGGGGGTGCGTTTGCATCCGGTGCATTTCTCGTGCAGCATGCTCCAACGATCGGCGGACGCGAAACGGTGCGTGGCTTCGATTTTCAACGGTTCACCGGCGAGAGCT
This genomic window contains:
- a CDS encoding BamA/TamA family outer membrane protein → MTTNTLWRASLATVFGFLSLGREAVGQTTPPSTAPVVNVVPGPEYEAGRLTRKLLGDGWRDVWTTPLDVPVLDLARYAGGLKVVRSGGGMQSRTLHFEETGGWREYVFRSVNKFPVGKAIPRAIRDTPFGAIIEDQVSTLFPASALMVPPLLEAIGVLHVKPELFLMPDDPRLGVHRDTFATMLGLMELSPQEAPKGEAGFAGSREIKGGEDFLEDIRSSRSHRLDEREFLAVRLVDFLINDTDRSADNIRFARYGDDSAYRWRPLPRDRDRAFIDARGWLIKYVVKPLYPKLIDFGPEFRLDGLVYESHNLDRRLLQRLARADVDEVALRVQKAIDDRVIEGVVQALPARWRTQTGADERLRTNLRIRRDQLPNVARDFYQWLATEVDVHGTDKKERVVVDRHVDGRVTVTVTGPKDTTAEPFSRRTFLPRETNEVRIYLHDDDDVALVRGAPGNAIKVRIIGGDGDDLMTDSAGGDATRFYDSNGENEFITTEGTRVSIEEWDPPQQGAGIRFDAPWRPDWGTSKGWGPLVDYADGAGVIVGFGPRLQSNGFRRLPYRWKAGANLLLGLGNGRPGVSIDADYRAENSPLAVRLAARATKFESFRFYGFGNDTDRERTSLVRVDEDLVAVEPALIWHIGWRSREGLGSGLGDGDDGFPGLRPLTGRLEAGPLLYWTKVRPAPGSPFVTEAGAQDRDASGRVGVRLGLALDRTPGGAAPDRGWRFQANLAGFPPLWNVDQSFSTAAGVGSMYFPLPGDRAHVAFRTGGAFASGAFLVQHAPTIGGRETVRGFDFQRFTGESSAFGSAEIRVPAGTLPLFLRWRTGVFGLVDAGRVWFDDAAEPGRPALPRSDGGWHTGVGAGFWLSALGQTVSVAFVRGEVNRVYLQRGLSF